One Bacillus sp. FJAT-52991 genomic region harbors:
- a CDS encoding ABC transporter permease, translating into MNVLLMQCKAEIIRILRNPYFVFWSLLMPIFFYIIFTKVMNTDVPDPELWQAHYLMSMTAFSVMGSAIMTLGIRMVQERSLGWSTYMRVTPLSNTIYFMAQMVGQTLIHLLSIVVIFTAGALVNNVSLTPSEWLWSGLWILVGSFPFLALGTLFGAMKKVETAAGVSNLLYIILAMAGGMWMPMEVMPKMMQNIGEWLPSYHYGSGAWEIVRGKAPSWKNILILFSYFLLFMLISNYTRSKQEAV; encoded by the coding sequence ATGAACGTGTTATTGATGCAATGTAAAGCGGAAATCATTCGGATTTTGCGCAATCCTTATTTCGTTTTTTGGTCATTATTAATGCCGATCTTCTTCTATATTATTTTTACAAAAGTAATGAATACGGATGTGCCAGATCCGGAGCTTTGGCAAGCGCATTATTTAATGTCGATGACCGCCTTTAGTGTGATGGGTTCTGCCATTATGACATTGGGCATTCGGATGGTTCAGGAGCGGTCGCTCGGTTGGTCTACTTATATGCGAGTGACGCCACTATCAAATACCATCTACTTCATGGCACAAATGGTTGGTCAAACCTTGATTCATTTACTTTCGATTGTTGTGATTTTTACGGCAGGTGCACTTGTTAATAATGTATCGCTCACTCCTTCTGAATGGCTGTGGAGTGGACTGTGGATTTTAGTTGGATCATTTCCGTTTTTAGCACTAGGGACTTTGTTTGGAGCAATGAAAAAAGTAGAAACAGCTGCTGGAGTGAGCAATCTTTTATATATAATTCTAGCAATGGCAGGCGGTATGTGGATGCCGATGGAGGTTATGCCGAAAATGATGCAAAACATCGGTGAGTGGCTACCTTCCTATCATTATGGAAGTGGAGCTTGGGAAATTGTTCGTGGTAAGGCGCCTAGTTGGAAAAATATTCTTATTTTATTCTCTTACTTTCTTTTGTTCATGTTAATATCTAACTATACTAGAAGCAAACAAGAAGCGGTGTGA
- a CDS encoding sensor histidine kinase, protein MSVKNWRISIFPKRFGIFPYIFLFYLLMPAYYIVNLTGVKCLASIALLLLFLLTYRQLYFSIGKKSFSYWLAIQMMIVLILSTFININMLFMGFFSASFIGWYDVNEQDRRNFKIAFFFLVLIELIPLFKWGLFSAPTQYAYFFPFLIIMLMSPFGIRSMSKQMKLERQLDEANEQIKEFVKREERIRIARDLHDTLGHTLSLITLKSQLVERLIKRDADQAEIEAKEIERTSRAALKQVRELVSSMRAITIAEELVHIQEILQAANITYHYKGETDLSAIPPLTQNIISMCLREAATNVVKHSQAKNCTMNIFLSKANIHVEVKDDGIGIGNKDVYSSGLKGIAERLALIEGHCHLSNQNGALLAITIPIIQKEGAYV, encoded by the coding sequence ATGAGTGTGAAGAACTGGCGGATCTCAATTTTCCCGAAGCGATTCGGGATTTTTCCTTATATTTTTCTGTTTTATTTACTTATGCCTGCTTATTATATAGTCAATCTAACAGGAGTTAAATGCTTGGCTAGTATAGCTTTACTTCTTTTGTTTCTCCTTACCTATCGTCAATTATATTTTTCTATAGGAAAAAAAAGCTTTTCTTATTGGCTTGCGATTCAAATGATGATTGTGCTTATTTTAAGTACTTTTATTAATATCAATATGTTATTTATGGGCTTTTTTTCAGCAAGCTTTATTGGTTGGTACGATGTTAACGAACAAGACAGGCGGAATTTTAAAATCGCCTTCTTCTTTCTTGTGTTAATTGAACTGATTCCTTTATTTAAGTGGGGGTTGTTTTCTGCTCCCACTCAATATGCTTATTTTTTTCCGTTTTTAATTATTATGTTGATGTCTCCATTTGGCATTCGTTCGATGAGTAAACAAATGAAGCTTGAAAGGCAATTGGACGAAGCGAATGAACAGATTAAAGAGTTTGTGAAGCGAGAGGAACGAATCCGGATTGCTCGCGATCTACACGATACATTAGGTCATACATTGTCGCTTATTACATTGAAAAGTCAATTAGTTGAGAGGTTAATCAAACGGGATGCAGATCAGGCGGAGATAGAAGCGAAAGAAATTGAACGAACATCACGGGCGGCTCTTAAGCAAGTGCGAGAGCTTGTGTCGAGCATGAGGGCGATCACGATCGCTGAAGAATTGGTTCATATCCAAGAGATTTTGCAGGCGGCTAATATTACTTACCACTACAAAGGGGAAACCGATCTTTCAGCTATTCCACCACTTACGCAAAACATTATTAGTATGTGTTTGCGTGAAGCGGCCACTAACGTCGTTAAACATAGCCAAGCAAAAAATTGTACGATGAACATCTTCCTGTCGAAGGCAAATATCCACGTCGAAGTGAAGGATGACGGAATTGGAATAGGGAACAAGGATGTGTATAGCAGTGGCTTAAAAGGGATTGCTGAGAGATTGGCGTTAATTGAAGGTCATTGTCACCTGTCGAATCAAAATGGGGCTTTATTAGCCATCACGATCCCGATTATTCAGAAAGAGGGGGCCTATGTATGA
- a CDS encoding response regulator transcription factor: protein MIRIFMAEDQRMLLGALGALLNLEEDIEIIGQATDGQEAVDSIKRLQPDVCLMDIEMPVKNGLEVAEELKVVLPTCKVIILTTFARPGYFERAIKIGVHGYLLKDGSIEDLAVAIRNVMKGQRVFDPELMFDTIREANPLTTREREILVLAAEGKTTKEMTSELFLSSGTVRNYMSEIIQKLEVKNRIEAIRIAKEKGWI from the coding sequence ATGATTCGAATATTTATGGCAGAAGATCAACGAATGTTGCTCGGTGCACTTGGCGCTTTACTTAATCTAGAAGAAGATATAGAAATCATTGGACAAGCCACCGATGGGCAAGAGGCTGTCGATTCAATTAAAAGACTGCAACCGGATGTTTGTTTGATGGATATTGAAATGCCAGTGAAGAATGGATTGGAAGTGGCCGAAGAATTAAAGGTCGTCCTACCAACTTGCAAAGTCATCATTTTAACTACCTTTGCCCGTCCAGGCTATTTTGAACGCGCTATTAAAATCGGTGTGCACGGCTATTTATTAAAAGATGGTTCGATTGAAGACTTGGCAGTAGCGATTCGCAATGTGATGAAAGGGCAGCGAGTATTCGACCCTGAATTAATGTTTGATACGATTCGTGAGGCAAATCCATTAACTACACGTGAACGAGAAATTTTAGTGTTGGCTGCTGAAGGGAAAACAACGAAAGAAATGACCAGTGAACTTTTTCTTTCTTCTGGAACTGTGCGAAATTATATGTCTGAAATTATTCAAAAGCTAGAGGTGAAAAATCGCATCGAAGCGATTAGAATAGCGAAGGAAAAAGGTTGGATTTGA
- a CDS encoding C45 family peptidase, whose amino-acid sequence MYHPRLKGSSYEAGKHYASILYKNGFRFPKATEEKLAFGAACHPILAEFDPDMVKEIQGFAEGCHSTFAEVSSFLLSIGVFEPAGQCSIFAAFNGKETIIGRNYDMLFNLKKTTEASLVCLQGKNKYIGHSDCFIGKVDGINEHGLFVGITSVPHQEVKYGLNFYFAVRYILENCCTVEEGINVLKRFPSSTANNYLLADSTGKMAVVEVTLQEVRVRFPENDYIHCTNHHESDHVTESWNWSKSKERFDTLDKQLKENVQKIDLLMAQAIMSETKGHVCLNLKEYQFGTLFSIAANLNTLEIHRAEGQPNRVKYIDDKRLVEAVHKAK is encoded by the coding sequence ATGTATCACCCACGATTAAAAGGAAGTTCTTATGAGGCAGGTAAGCATTATGCCAGTATTCTTTATAAAAACGGCTTCAGATTTCCGAAAGCGACAGAAGAGAAGTTAGCTTTTGGAGCAGCATGCCACCCTATTTTAGCCGAGTTTGATCCAGATATGGTGAAAGAAATCCAAGGATTTGCAGAAGGCTGCCACTCGACATTTGCTGAAGTTAGTTCCTTTTTGTTAAGCATCGGTGTGTTTGAACCGGCTGGTCAATGTAGCATTTTTGCTGCATTCAATGGAAAGGAAACAATTATTGGCCGAAATTACGATATGCTTTTTAATTTAAAAAAAACGACAGAAGCTTCACTTGTTTGCTTACAAGGTAAAAACAAATATATAGGTCATTCCGATTGTTTTATCGGCAAGGTAGACGGAATCAATGAACATGGCTTATTTGTAGGGATTACTTCAGTGCCTCATCAAGAAGTAAAGTATGGGTTGAATTTTTATTTTGCTGTGCGTTATATTTTGGAGAATTGTTGTACAGTGGAAGAAGGAATTAATGTATTAAAACGGTTCCCAAGCTCAACAGCAAATAACTATTTATTAGCAGACTCTACAGGCAAGATGGCGGTCGTTGAAGTGACGCTACAAGAGGTTCGAGTACGTTTTCCAGAAAATGATTATATTCATTGTACGAATCATCATGAAAGCGATCATGTAACTGAAAGCTGGAATTGGAGCAAGTCAAAAGAGCGTTTTGACACATTGGACAAGCAGCTGAAAGAGAACGTTCAAAAGATAGATTTACTGATGGCTCAAGCGATAATGTCAGAAACAAAGGGGCATGTTTGTTTAAACTTAAAGGAGTATCAATTTGGTACGCTTTTCTCCATTGCGGCCAACTTAAACACGTTAGAAATCCATCGAGCGGAGGGACAGCCGAATCGAGTAAAATATATAGACGACAAGCGCTTAGTAGAAGCTGTTCATAAGGCAAAGTAA